The Maridesulfovibrio sp. genomic sequence TCACCGGCTCTGCTACTTGTCTTGTGGGCTGTATGGTGGTTCTACCTGCTGTATTCAGACTGATTGAAAGGATTAAAGGAAAATAATTTATGTTCAAAAGAGTTATCGCATTTGCATTTATTCTTGTTTTTGTCCTGAGTTCTAGTGCTTTTGCCGGTCGGTTTGATTTTGCCATTCTTCAGCCCGGACAGCCCGGCACCACTGCCGAAGCTCAGCCGGTAATGGATGAATTTGCCGGATATCTCTCGGCTAAACTTGGAGAGAAAGTGCAGGGTGTTTATTACAACGATTTGAACGAGGCTCTTGCTTACCTCAAGAAGGACAAGCCCGCGTGGGCTATCTGCGGACTGACTTTCTTCAAGTCTTATTCCTCTGAATTTTCCATGACCCCGGTTGCTTCAACTCTGCCTCAGGGTATGAGAAAAGATGTCTGGAGGTTGATCGTCCCTGCAAACGGCCCGGATTCCCCGGAAGCTGTTCAAGGTAAAGTCTACGGTTCCATGCTTTATACCCCGCAGTCCCGTGAGATTCTTTTCGAAGGTAAAAAAGACGGTGACTTCAGTGTGGAGGGGACACACAAGGCTTTACGCATGCTACGGAAAGTCAATAAAGGTAAAGTTTCCGGCGTGGTGCTTGACGCAGTACAGTATTCGGTCATCAAGGACTCGGACCGCTACTCAGGAACCAAAGTCATTTACGCTTCACCTGAACTACCCAACAGTCCGGTGGTTTGGTTCGGCAATACAAATGACGATGCGTTTAGGCTTCAGTCCGTGCTTCTGGATATGGACAAGGATCCGGCAGCAAAGGATCTGCTTAAACTTTTGCAGACTTCCGGCTTCAACCCCGCTGATAAGGATTTGAAATAATGAAGGGGCTGCGTGTTATTTCTTTATTGGTTGTATTGTTTATCTGCGGTTGTTCAGCCCAGTACAACTTGCCACTTCATGAGTGCAATGAAGACGGAGTGGTGCTTTGGAAACCGTGTTCACAAGCGCAGGCCGAGGTGCTTTCCAATTCCGCAAAAGGGAATGATATCCTGCAAGGAGCTGCCTGCTCAGCGTGGCTGCTGGAAAGCGGGACTGTTAAAACAGCTGATTACGCAAAATCTTCGCAGATTAAGTTGAAGGCCTTTCTGGATAAAAATTCGCAATCAGGGCTGGGGCACTATCTTTTGGCTTATTTAATTGCTAAAGAGGCTCAGTTTGCTCCGATGAAGGGCCTTGACCTTGTGCCCCGTATGGAGCAAGAAGCTCTCGTAGCGTCAAGACTTTCCCCTGATGTTGATCATGGCGGACCGGACCGTTTTCTGGGTCAGCTTTACCTGAAAGCCCCTTCCGCGCCCATCAGTATTGGTGATATGGATAATGCTTTGAAATATTACGAGAAAGCCGTAAAAATCGCACCTGATTTCGCTATGAATCGTCTCGGGCTGGCAACCGCTCTGCTTGAAGATGACGAAGTGGAAGAAGCCTGTGTTCATTACAAGAAGGCTTTAACAAGTAAATATTTCAGCAAAAAATTATTGAACGTTGATTCATGTGCAAAGCTGGTCAAGGCCTGTGAGGCCCGCAAGGCCACTGAAAAATAAACCCGCCCCCATGTTGGCGGAAAAGAGGTTGAAACCTTGGCAATTCCTGCAATTCAAGTAGCTAGACTCGGCAAATATATTCTCACCCAGACTTTGAAGGGTAATAAACATTATCCGCTGGTGCTTATGCTCGAACCCCTTTTTCAGTGCAATCTGCGCTGCAAGGGCTGCGGCAAGGTTAACCAGCCGCCTGAAATCCTCAATAAGCGTCTTTCCGTTCAGGAATGCATCGACGCAGTAGAAGAATGCGGCGCACCCATTGTATCCATTCCCGGCGGTGAGCCTCTGCTGCACCCGGAAATCCCGGCCATTGTCAGTGAACTGATCAAGCGTAAGAAATTTGTTTATCTCTGCACCAACGGCATCCTCATGCCTGAGCGCATTCACGAATTCAAGCCCAGTCCTTACCTGACTTTCAACCTCCATCTGGACGGCCCGGCGGAAGTGCATGACAAGGTTGTCTGCAAGCAGGGCGTTTTTGATTCTGCAGTACGGACTATCAAACTGCTTAAGTCCAAGGGGTTCAGAGTAAATACCAACACCACTCTCTTCGGCGGTCAGACCGCTGAAAAGGCTGCAGAATTTTTTGATTTCCTCATGGATCTCAAAGTGGACGGCATGACCCTTTCCGCTGCATTCAGCTACGAAGCGGCTGAAGATCAGGATGCATTTCTGACCCGTCCGCAGAGCGAGCAGCTTTTCCGTGAAATTTTTACCATCGGTAAAAACAAAAATTGGGATTTCAGCCACAGCAGCTTTTATCTTGATTTTCTCGCTGGAAACCAGCCCGATTATAAGTGCTCCCCGTGGGGAAACCCCTGCCGTTCCGTACATGGCTGGCAGCGTCCCTGTTACTTGCTCGAAGACGGTTTCGTACCGACCTATAAAGAGCTCATGGAACAGACCGACTGGGATAAGTTCGGCGT encodes the following:
- the hpnH gene encoding adenosyl-hopene transferase HpnH, producing MAIPAIQVARLGKYILTQTLKGNKHYPLVLMLEPLFQCNLRCKGCGKVNQPPEILNKRLSVQECIDAVEECGAPIVSIPGGEPLLHPEIPAIVSELIKRKKFVYLCTNGILMPERIHEFKPSPYLTFNLHLDGPAEVHDKVVCKQGVFDSAVRTIKLLKSKGFRVNTNTTLFGGQTAEKAAEFFDFLMDLKVDGMTLSAAFSYEAAEDQDAFLTRPQSEQLFREIFTIGKNKNWDFSHSSFYLDFLAGNQPDYKCSPWGNPCRSVHGWQRPCYLLEDGFVPTYKELMEQTDWDKFGVGNDPRCANCMVHCGFEPTAVADSVKRPIKGALLALKGVSVK
- a CDS encoding PhnD/SsuA/transferrin family substrate-binding protein is translated as MFKRVIAFAFILVFVLSSSAFAGRFDFAILQPGQPGTTAEAQPVMDEFAGYLSAKLGEKVQGVYYNDLNEALAYLKKDKPAWAICGLTFFKSYSSEFSMTPVASTLPQGMRKDVWRLIVPANGPDSPEAVQGKVYGSMLYTPQSREILFEGKKDGDFSVEGTHKALRMLRKVNKGKVSGVVLDAVQYSVIKDSDRYSGTKVIYASPELPNSPVVWFGNTNDDAFRLQSVLLDMDKDPAAKDLLKLLQTSGFNPADKDLK